One genomic segment of Rivularia sp. PCC 7116 includes these proteins:
- a CDS encoding STM4011 family radical SAM protein — protein sequence MHLKILYRGSLISCNYGCEYCPFAKRQQSAAELNLDKQQLQRFVDWIIQHPQHQFSILFTPWGEALIHKHYQQALAQLTQMSHVNKVAIQTNLSCNLDWVEDCNKESLALWATFHPEWVSRQSYVSQCLELDKRKVRFSAGVVGFPQYKNEIAALRQELPSHVYLWINAVKKQLSQLSPEDRNFFESIDPLYHLNTHHYPSLGRSCRAGKSMISVDGEGTMRRCHFIKQPIGNIYHQDWEQVLQERDCSNQTCHCHIGYVHLDYLELDKVFGDRILERIPNLTPPSGHPSPY from the coding sequence ATGCACCTAAAAATCCTCTACCGAGGTTCCCTCATCAGCTGTAACTACGGATGCGAATATTGTCCCTTCGCCAAACGTCAACAATCAGCAGCAGAATTAAATTTAGACAAACAACAGTTACAACGTTTCGTAGATTGGATTATCCAACATCCCCAGCATCAATTTTCGATTTTATTTACTCCTTGGGGTGAAGCTCTCATCCACAAGCACTATCAACAAGCTTTAGCTCAGTTAACCCAAATGTCTCACGTTAATAAAGTCGCTATCCAAACCAATCTTTCCTGTAATTTGGATTGGGTGGAAGATTGCAACAAGGAAAGTTTAGCGTTATGGGCTACTTTTCATCCCGAATGGGTATCCCGTCAAAGTTATGTTTCCCAATGTCTGGAATTGGATAAACGTAAAGTTCGTTTTAGTGCCGGTGTTGTCGGTTTTCCCCAGTACAAAAACGAAATAGCAGCTTTACGTCAGGAATTACCCTCTCACGTTTATCTATGGATTAATGCTGTGAAAAAACAACTTTCTCAATTATCACCAGAAGACAGAAATTTCTTTGAATCCATCGATCCACTTTATCACCTCAACACCCATCATTATCCCAGCCTCGGACGCTCCTGTCGTGCTGGTAAATCCATGATTTCCGTTGACGGTGAAGGTACCATGAGGAGATGTCATTTTATTAAACAGCCCATTGGTAATATTTATCACCAAGATTGGGAGCAAGTATTACAAGAACGTGACTGTAGTAACCAAACCTGTCACTGTCATATCGGTTACGTGCATCTCGATTATTTGGAATTAGATA
- a CDS encoding DUF1822 family protein, whose amino-acid sequence MPNSTYSQGLRLLLPETVWLEPEHFVLANEINYPHTISGKDNWQGYLNRLALIALEVWLQIRLADEDMRLTNKVILKDTSTIKTAGILRVDNFKFCAIATENLLDEIVNIPQELIEKPELTAHFYVIIEILESQEEVIIKGFLTYKQLIEIKSSLKLSISQGCYQLPLSVFDSEPNHLLLYKRYIQASEFALPVVETQATRISNLSGIVTTTTTKLSELKFRF is encoded by the coding sequence ATGCCAAATTCAACTTATTCTCAGGGTTTAAGACTGTTACTACCAGAAACCGTATGGCTAGAACCCGAGCATTTTGTATTAGCGAATGAAATTAATTATCCCCATACAATCAGCGGTAAAGATAATTGGCAAGGCTATTTGAATAGATTAGCATTAATTGCCCTTGAGGTATGGTTGCAAATTAGGCTGGCTGACGAAGATATGCGCTTAACCAATAAAGTAATTTTAAAAGATACTAGCACAATCAAAACTGCTGGTATTCTCAGAGTTGACAACTTCAAATTTTGCGCGATCGCTACCGAAAATTTGCTAGACGAAATTGTGAATATACCGCAAGAGCTAATCGAAAAACCAGAATTGACAGCCCATTTTTATGTTATTATAGAAATACTAGAATCACAAGAAGAAGTTATAATCAAAGGCTTTTTAACTTACAAACAGTTGATAGAGATTAAAAGTAGCTTGAAATTATCGATATCCCAAGGCTGCTATCAATTACCGCTGTCTGTATTTGATAGCGAACCAAACCATTTATTACTGTATAAGAGATACATCCAGGCATCGGAATTTGCTTTACCCGTAGTGGAGACTCAAGCTACTCGCATCAGCAATTTATCAGGAATAGTCACCACAACAACAACTAAACTAAGTGAATTGAAATTTAGGTTTTGA
- a CDS encoding helix-turn-helix domain-containing protein, with protein sequence MKKTDDALKILENIHRNDPELQEMVITASINAEVAQLIYEARTQAGLTQKQLADLVGTKQPVIARLEDADYEGHSLSMLQKIASALNKQVKISLTSNV encoded by the coding sequence ATGAAGAAAACTGACGACGCTTTGAAAATACTTGAAAACATTCACCGTAATGACCCCGAACTTCAAGAAATGGTGATTACAGCTTCTATTAATGCGGAAGTAGCACAACTTATATATGAAGCAAGAACTCAAGCAGGATTAACACAAAAGCAACTTGCTGATTTAGTTGGTACAAAACAACCCGTGATTGCTCGACTTGAAGATGCTGATTATGAAGGACATTCGCTTTCTATGTTGCAAAAAATTGCTTCTGCTTTGAATAAACAAGTTAAAATTTCTTTGACTTCAAATGTTTAA
- a CDS encoding STM4013/SEN3800 family hydrolase, which produces MQNINQIIGTHDIVFITLDTLRYDIATELISQNRTPNLAKVLPNGWEKRHSPGNFTYASHQAFFAGFLPTPVTPGIHPRLFALKFAGSTTTTEKTCVLEGENIVKGLARKGYHTVCIGGVGFFNKQNPLSNVIPSMFAESYWNRELGVTDPKSTENQILLAEKILNKTPQNQRLFLFINISALHQPNFFYLEGAKTDTLETHAAALEYIDRQLGKLWNALQKRASTFCILTSDHGTTYGEDGYTGHRISHPVVWTVPYGEFVLETRETCSQVTPGNA; this is translated from the coding sequence ATGCAAAACATCAACCAAATCATCGGCACCCACGACATCGTATTTATCACCCTCGACACCCTCCGTTACGACATCGCAACCGAATTAATATCACAAAACCGCACCCCAAATTTAGCTAAAGTATTACCAAATGGTTGGGAAAAACGACATTCACCGGGAAACTTTACCTATGCATCCCATCAAGCATTTTTCGCGGGTTTTCTTCCTACTCCCGTCACTCCAGGAATTCACCCGAGATTGTTCGCTTTGAAATTCGCCGGAAGTACTACAACTACCGAAAAAACCTGTGTTTTAGAAGGTGAAAATATAGTCAAGGGATTAGCGCGAAAAGGTTATCATACCGTTTGTATTGGTGGTGTGGGATTTTTCAACAAACAGAATCCCTTGAGTAACGTGATTCCTTCAATGTTCGCAGAAAGTTACTGGAATCGAGAATTAGGAGTTACCGATCCAAAATCAACCGAGAATCAAATCCTATTAGCTGAGAAAATCCTTAATAAAACTCCTCAAAATCAACGTTTATTCTTATTTATTAATATTTCCGCGCTGCATCAACCCAATTTTTTTTACCTTGAAGGTGCTAAAACAGACACATTGGAAACTCACGCAGCCGCATTAGAATACATTGATCGCCAACTAGGAAAACTCTGGAATGCCTTACAAAAACGTGCTTCTACCTTCTGCATACTCACCTCCGACCACGGAACAACATACGGTGAAGATGGTTACACCGGACATCGAATTAGTCATCCCGTCGTGTGGACTGTTCCTTATGGGGAATTTGTGTTGGAGACTCGCGAGACTTGTTCCCAGGTTACACCTGGGAATGCATAA
- a CDS encoding S8 family serine peptidase: MTYLSENKEERVYFEAVLRSETGESMFAAETYLAPDNLQQFAPPPGRAMRAATVLQSLGFRVQQIGTFSISADGPRELWERVFGTRVESRSQTVSPSVGEVTYLSHVAGVPFTIPPELSELIERAYPQSPPILFESPLPPRVKYHHLTVPADVATVCRSTPVHKVGITGKGVLVAMVDSGFYKHSFYKWHGYNYQATLAPDATNVERDESGHGTAEAANIFANAPDIDFIGVKMGGNATLAFKTASDLHPAVITNSWGYNICGETLPNSLKPLEAAIIEAVQEQGITVCFSAGNGHAGFPGMMPEVISVGGVYAHDTLDGDDFLLEASDYSSSFDSQIYPGRHVPDFCGLVGMKPNAIYIMLPVEPGDQIDRGLGGNGYPSKDETGTDDGWAVISGTSAASPQIAGICALLKQVQPGLSPSLIKSILRSSARDVKKGNSNGTCLTSREGLPAGNGHDGATGTGLVDAYAAYKLARSVVIRNIHDLPSPR, translated from the coding sequence ATGACATATCTATCGGAGAATAAAGAGGAGCGAGTTTATTTTGAGGCAGTCTTGCGCTCTGAAACGGGTGAATCGATGTTTGCCGCAGAAACTTACCTCGCACCGGATAATCTCCAACAATTTGCTCCTCCTCCCGGAAGAGCTATGCGAGCGGCTACGGTACTTCAGTCCCTAGGTTTTCGCGTACAGCAGATAGGCACATTTTCAATTAGTGCAGATGGTCCGCGAGAGTTATGGGAACGGGTTTTTGGTACCAGAGTTGAATCTAGGAGCCAAACAGTAAGTCCTAGTGTCGGAGAAGTTACCTACTTATCTCACGTTGCTGGTGTACCCTTCACAATTCCACCAGAACTTTCTGAATTGATAGAGCGCGCTTATCCCCAAAGTCCGCCAATTCTGTTTGAATCACCCCTACCCCCAAGAGTCAAATATCATCACCTTACAGTTCCCGCAGATGTCGCGACAGTATGCCGTTCAACACCAGTACATAAGGTTGGTATTACGGGGAAAGGTGTATTAGTGGCGATGGTAGATAGTGGATTCTACAAGCATTCCTTTTACAAATGGCATGGTTATAACTATCAAGCAACTCTGGCACCAGATGCAACCAATGTAGAACGAGATGAAAGCGGACACGGTACTGCTGAAGCTGCCAATATCTTTGCCAATGCACCAGATATTGATTTTATCGGCGTGAAAATGGGTGGCAACGCGACTTTGGCTTTTAAGACTGCCTCCGACCTACATCCGGCAGTGATAACCAACAGTTGGGGTTATAATATCTGCGGCGAAACTTTGCCGAATTCTCTCAAGCCTTTAGAAGCAGCAATCATAGAAGCAGTTCAAGAGCAGGGTATTACAGTCTGTTTCTCCGCCGGTAACGGTCATGCTGGTTTTCCTGGTATGATGCCCGAAGTCATTTCTGTTGGTGGCGTTTACGCTCACGATACCCTAGATGGAGATGATTTCTTGTTAGAAGCATCTGACTATTCCAGCAGTTTTGACAGTCAGATTTATCCAGGAAGACACGTACCGGATTTTTGCGGATTAGTAGGCATGAAGCCAAACGCTATTTACATCATGTTACCCGTAGAACCTGGCGACCAAATTGACAGGGGCTTAGGCGGAAATGGATATCCTAGCAAAGATGAAACGGGTACAGATGATGGTTGGGCAGTAATCAGCGGAACTAGTGCAGCTTCCCCCCAAATTGCTGGTATTTGTGCTTTGCTCAAGCAGGTACAACCCGGACTTTCACCTTCTTTAATTAAATCGATTTTGCGCTCATCAGCTAGAGATGTGAAAAAAGGTAATAGCAACGGAACATGTCTAACATCACGCGAAGGTTTACCCGCAGGTAACGGGCATGACGGAGCTACAGGAACTGGATTAGTAGATGCTTATGCAGCCTATAAGTTGGCTCGTTCGGTAGTAATTCGCAATATTCACGATTTACCATCTCCTCGATAA
- a CDS encoding STM4014 family protein: MKNLTIIANPENRRVGLLQEAIANLNLPPATVISYADLITGKQNLEVTPNNIIRFDSPEKNFDVDKAIIAAGDLREGEEGGEINNYQKISSQDVEKLEFDKGRILYPRQWYLGWRNLLRRWEKNLTPNPSPCLKRGEKNLTTKSSPCLSRGEKNLTPSPSPCLRRGGLEVMNHPGDIAVMFDKPRCHERFSKNNVPVARCLGKIHNYEHLRQQMQSQGLERVFIKLSHGSSASGVIAYRANSRFESAITTVERVREDGETLLYNSRRIRNYTKREEIADIINILTAEGVIVEEWLPKSRLQGCGFDLRVVVIDGEAQHTVVRLGKSPMTNLHLGNERGNIDEFLDKVGDENWQKMKRTCEQAAALFPNSLYCGVDLMILPDWEQHAVLEINAFGDLLPGITYCGLDTYESELKAIIK, from the coding sequence ATGAAAAATCTTACAATCATAGCCAACCCGGAAAACCGTCGCGTCGGATTGCTCCAAGAAGCGATCGCCAATCTCAATCTACCACCCGCAACCGTTATCTCCTATGCAGATTTAATTACAGGAAAACAAAACCTCGAAGTCACACCCAATAACATCATCCGCTTTGATTCTCCGGAGAAGAATTTTGATGTTGATAAGGCAATTATTGCTGCGGGGGATTTGAGAGAGGGGGAAGAGGGGGGAGAAATTAATAATTATCAAAAAATTAGTTCTCAAGATGTTGAGAAGTTGGAGTTTGATAAGGGAAGAATTCTTTATCCGCGACAGTGGTATTTGGGTTGGCGAAATTTGTTACGACGGTGGGAGAAAAACCTCACCCCTAACCCTTCTCCTTGTTTAAAGAGAGGGGAGAAAAACCTCACCACTAAATCGTCTCCTTGTTTAAGTAGAGGGGAGAAAAACCTCACCCCCAGCCCCTCTCCTTGTTTAAGGAGAGGGGGATTGGAAGTTATGAATCATCCTGGGGATATTGCGGTGATGTTTGATAAACCAAGGTGTCACGAAAGATTTAGCAAAAATAACGTTCCGGTAGCGCGTTGTTTGGGGAAAATTCATAATTACGAACACTTACGCCAACAAATGCAATCTCAAGGTTTAGAACGGGTTTTCATTAAATTATCTCACGGTTCGAGTGCTTCTGGAGTGATTGCTTACCGCGCTAATTCCCGCTTTGAATCGGCTATCACCACGGTGGAAAGAGTACGAGAAGACGGGGAAACTTTACTTTATAATTCCCGCAGAATTCGTAACTATACAAAACGCGAAGAAATCGCCGATATTATCAATATTTTAACTGCCGAAGGGGTAATTGTTGAGGAATGGCTACCGAAATCGCGGTTACAAGGATGCGGTTTTGATTTGCGAGTTGTGGTTATCGATGGTGAAGCACAACATACAGTTGTTCGTTTGGGAAAAAGTCCCATGACTAACTTACATTTGGGTAACGAAAGAGGAAATATAGATGAATTTTTAGACAAGGTTGGTGATGAGAATTGGCAGAAAATGAAACGTACTTGCGAACAAGCTGCTGCTTTATTTCCTAATAGTTTATATTGCGGAGTTGACTTGATGATTTTACCGGATTGGGAGCAACACGCTGTTTTAGAAATAAATGCTTTTGGGGATTTGTTGCCGGGGATTACTTATTGTGGTTTAGATACTTATGAAAGCGAATTGAAAGCGATTATTAAATGA
- a CDS encoding type II toxin-antitoxin system RelE/ParE family toxin, with translation MRRPAVDYLRDNIYELRAKHIHVQYRILYFFHGQNIAILAHAIVKEQATVADIDIERAITRKSLFEENPDIHTYREENEEN, from the coding sequence TTGCGTAGACCTGCTGTGGATTATTTGAGGGATAATATCTATGAGTTGAGAGCAAAACATATTCATGTTCAATATCGTATTCTTTATTTTTTTCACGGTCAAAATATAGCGATTCTTGCTCATGCGATTGTTAAAGAACAAGCAACAGTAGCAGATATTGATATTGAACGAGCAATAACAAGAAAATCCTTGTTTGAAGAAAATCCAGATATTCATACTTATAGAGAAGAAAATGAAGAAAACTGA
- a CDS encoding STM4015 family protein gives MAENQQPGKYDAVLGGKNPPPVDSAVLGGIEGVKRRLSNPVVDVKLAALTDALNYQEAGLELVIQALQNKPKIIQRYAYKLLRRRKETQVKQALEHYQPWDLFERLQGYIGYKGEHAGRFANRLSVDYNLEVGIEDSTNTAYALRWDWDGDRPTIAEQITSISQDSQAGKLEALIIGLWADDTEVGSDEIVSRLVDAKDKLTNLKAIFIGDIHYEESEISWIAQGDISPILRAYPQLEVLQVRGGDGLQFNAPVRHNNLQTLIVETGGLSSETVAQICNMNLPALEHLELWLGSDSYGGDCRIVDVKPILEDLIFADLNYLGLRNSEFADDIAEAVVKSPLIETISVLDLSLGNLSDKGAEYLLNCAAVNELDILNVSEARLSDEMVGKLSKLDCRLLAEKQDADSHYDHEYRYCAVTE, from the coding sequence ATGGCAGAGAATCAACAACCAGGAAAATATGATGCTGTCTTAGGAGGGAAAAATCCACCTCCAGTTGATAGTGCGGTATTGGGTGGAATTGAAGGAGTAAAGCGTAGATTATCGAATCCGGTAGTTGACGTAAAATTGGCAGCGCTTACCGATGCTCTTAACTATCAAGAAGCTGGTTTGGAGTTGGTGATTCAAGCTTTGCAAAATAAGCCAAAAATAATACAGCGTTATGCTTATAAGTTATTGCGACGAAGAAAAGAAACCCAGGTAAAACAAGCTTTAGAGCATTATCAGCCTTGGGATTTATTCGAGAGATTGCAGGGATATATTGGTTATAAAGGGGAGCACGCCGGAAGATTTGCGAATCGTTTAAGTGTAGATTACAATCTGGAAGTTGGAATTGAAGACTCTACGAATACAGCTTATGCTTTACGATGGGATTGGGATGGCGATCGCCCTACCATAGCAGAACAAATTACAAGCATTTCCCAAGATTCCCAAGCCGGTAAATTAGAAGCTTTGATTATTGGCTTGTGGGCTGACGATACAGAAGTTGGTAGCGACGAAATTGTCAGTAGACTGGTTGATGCAAAAGATAAATTAACCAACTTAAAAGCCATCTTTATCGGTGATATTCACTACGAAGAAAGCGAAATATCGTGGATTGCACAAGGTGATATAAGTCCGATTTTAAGAGCATATCCTCAATTAGAAGTATTGCAAGTGCGCGGTGGAGACGGGTTACAATTTAATGCTCCGGTAAGACACAACAATCTACAAACGTTGATTGTAGAAACTGGGGGATTGAGTAGCGAAACAGTTGCTCAAATTTGTAACATGAATCTTCCAGCATTAGAGCATTTAGAATTATGGCTTGGTAGCGATAGCTATGGTGGAGATTGTAGGATTGTAGACGTAAAACCGATTTTAGAAGACTTAATATTTGCCGATTTAAATTATTTAGGATTGCGTAACAGTGAATTTGCAGATGATATTGCAGAAGCAGTAGTTAAATCTCCTTTAATTGAAACAATTAGCGTACTTGATTTATCGCTAGGAAATTTGAGCGATAAAGGTGCCGAATATTTGCTTAATTGTGCGGCGGTGAATGAGCTTGATATTCTTAATGTTTCCGAAGCTCGTTTATCAGATGAAATGGTTGGTAAATTGTCCAAACTTGATTGTCGGTTGTTAGCAGAAAAACAGGATGCTGATTCTCATTATGATCATGAATATCGTTATTGTGCCGTGACTGAGTGA
- a CDS encoding STM4012 family radical SAM protein → MITNNHPLPTHPLLKSKIFQSYVYSYPHKTAYRPISPQKPLTDVWSQEDKNALFLYIHIPFCEMRCGFCNLFTTVTHNQDFVTQYVNTLQKQAKHVKAALGKSSFARLAIGGGTPTQLPIHHLEAVLNVAEDTMSVDLQQIPISVEMSPETATKDKLELLRSRGVTRASIGVQSFFESEVAAVNRRQTTAEVEAALTRMREAGFPTINIDLIYGLPGQTVETWLQSIRAALQFEPEEIFLYPLYVRPLTGLGTSEKEWDDIRLNCYRQGRDFLLSQGYTQKSMRMFQKNSTPSPHSSPSPHSSPSPIYCCQQDGMVGLGCGARSYTDDLHYSNEYAVGGKGIREILQGYIKTPEDCFDFVNYGFQLDAEEKGRRYILLSLLSHEGLNLHQYQTRFNTELFSDFPELSELIDLNLVVDESRILRLTQTGVEYSDAIGEWLFSAKVRELMQRYELK, encoded by the coding sequence ATGATAACCAACAACCATCCGTTACCAACCCATCCCTTATTAAAATCCAAAATCTTCCAATCCTACGTTTATTCCTACCCCCACAAAACCGCATATCGTCCGATTTCCCCCCAAAAACCCCTCACCGACGTATGGAGTCAAGAAGACAAAAACGCTTTATTCCTCTACATTCACATTCCCTTTTGTGAAATGCGCTGCGGTTTCTGTAATTTATTCACCACAGTCACCCACAATCAAGATTTTGTCACTCAATACGTCAATACCCTACAAAAACAAGCCAAACATGTCAAAGCAGCTTTAGGTAAAAGTTCATTTGCAAGATTAGCGATTGGTGGAGGTACACCGACTCAGTTACCGATTCACCATTTAGAAGCCGTGTTGAATGTTGCTGAAGATACCATGAGCGTGGATTTACAACAGATTCCCATATCCGTGGAAATGTCACCGGAAACCGCTACCAAAGATAAATTAGAATTGTTGCGATCGCGAGGTGTAACTCGTGCCAGTATCGGAGTCCAAAGCTTCTTTGAATCGGAGGTTGCAGCAGTTAACCGCCGTCAAACCACCGCCGAAGTAGAAGCCGCACTGACAAGAATGCGAGAAGCGGGTTTTCCCACAATCAACATTGATTTAATATACGGATTACCCGGGCAAACAGTAGAAACCTGGTTGCAATCGATACGCGCTGCATTGCAGTTTGAACCAGAAGAAATATTTTTGTATCCCCTGTACGTGCGTCCCCTCACCGGATTGGGAACCTCAGAAAAAGAATGGGATGACATCCGCTTGAATTGTTACCGTCAAGGAAGGGATTTTCTTTTATCACAAGGATACACCCAAAAATCCATGCGAATGTTCCAAAAAAATTCTACCCCCTCTCCCCACTCTTCCCCCTCTCCCCACTCTTCCCCCTCCCCAATCTACTGCTGCCAACAAGACGGAATGGTAGGTTTAGGATGCGGCGCACGCTCGTATACCGATGATTTGCATTATTCCAACGAATACGCAGTAGGAGGAAAGGGAATCCGCGAGATTTTGCAAGGGTATATTAAAACACCGGAAGATTGCTTTGATTTTGTTAATTACGGTTTTCAGCTAGATGCAGAAGAGAAGGGTAGGAGATACATTTTATTATCTTTACTTTCTCATGAAGGATTGAATTTACATCAATATCAAACGCGATTTAATACAGAATTATTTAGTGATTTCCCGGAATTGTCGGAATTAATTGATTTGAATTTAGTTGTTGATGAAAGCAGAATATTGCGATTAACTCAAACTGGTGTGGAATATTCCGATGCCATTGGGGAATGGTTGTTTTCTGCGAAGGTGCGGGAATTGATGCAGAGATATGAATTGAAATAG